GCGGGTCACTGCGGCAAGTCCGGACATCAGAGCGTTCAGCGCCGGCAGGATCGCCTGAAAGATCGGCGTGAATGCTACCTGGAGATTTGCCTTTACCTCATTTAGAGAGTTCTTGAATTGGCTGCTGTTTACACTGGCCAGAGAAATGGATTTTGACAGTACCGCAAATGCCGCAGCGGCTATCGCCAGCGGTCCCGCGATTGCAAAAGACCCGGCCAGACCAGCAGAAAGAGCTCTGCCCAAAACACCGACCCGGGCAATTCCCTTTGAGGTGCTGGTAACGGCTGAGAGCACGGCGTTCGCTTGCATTCGAGCCGTACTGCTATAAAATCCGCGCTTCCGGTTTTCTGCTTTTTCCACAACGGTCGCGGATTTGGCTGCTGCATCCTGTGCACCAGTAAGCACCTTGACTTCGGCATCCTGCACATCTTTATGCGCAGATGAAAACACGCTCTTGATTTTTCCGGCCAGCCTGGAAAAGATGCTTCCTGTTTTTTGGGCGGCAGCCTCGGAAACCTTGGGAATATCCTCGATCTGCTGCTGAGCTTCCTTGAGCTTCAGCGAAACGGGATCCCAATTTGCCATATACTGAGCTGCCTCTGCAGCAGTGCTGTCACCGCTGCTCACAATCTTCGGAGCAGTCGCTGGTAAGGGTGACGGTCCTGCTTTCGGAGAAATACTTTCTGTCCACCGTTTGGCAGCACGCTCTGCAATCTCCTGAATTTCCTCTGCAGACTGCTCAAATTGATCGGTCATTTTTTGCAGAGGAGCCTTCGCTGCCTGCGTTGCTTTTTCTACCGGGGCAGATATTGCCTGCTCCATCGCCTTGCCGGCGCGTTCCACTGGCTTTGAAATAGATTGCTCTACTGTTTTTCCAAGGTCTTCAAAGCTACGCTGCGCCGACTGATTGGCACCGGCCGCAATCGTCTGCAGCTGCTCGTTGAGCTTCGCTGCGATCCGAAGATCCAACGTGATAACGCCAACTGACGTTCCCGCTTTTTCGCTCGCCATGGGTTCACCGTCCCTTCGGCGTGAACATTGCTGCCATCGCCTGTTCCAACTGGGCGAATTGCTGTCGCAGTTCCTGTTCCGGCAGCTGCAATATCCGCTTTGCCCTCACGCGTTCCCAATCCTGCCGTATAGCGCGCTGATCGGGTGTAAACTGGCGGATGATCGCCTGGTCAGTTTCCGATCTGACGCCCACAACGCGGCCGAGCGGCGTATCATCCATCAAGCCGGATACCATTTTGGCCCAGTCGGAATATTTCAGGTTTTCCTGTTCAGAAGGCAGCACGCCGTACTGCTTGGCAATGCTCTGCTCAATCAGCACACAGTCGTGATCGACGTCATACCACTGATTGCTGGCCTGCACTCTGTTCGGCTGTCTGAAATCGAGTGCCCACCGCCTCCGGTTCTTCACCGGTCATGGCCGCAACAACAATTTCGAACAGTCGCTGATAGGCCGGGAAAGGTAAGTTCTTTTCATCGATTTCCCTGGCTGCTTTTTCTCCAAAAGCCAGCTTTAATACCTCATCCATGTTTTTTTCAAGGTCTTTTTCGCTCTCCGTCAACTTCATCAGCTTTTTGACGGTCTTCTGCCGATCGTCAACCGGATAGACTTTGTCACCAATACGAACCTCCGGCGTGCCAATCAGCAATTTTTCATCGAGGGTGTACAACTTACCCATACAAGATTCCTCCTAAAAATTCAGCCCCCTGCAAGCGCAGAGGGCTGTTTATTATTTGAATATTAGATTATGAACCGCCTGAAGAAGCAGGCGGGGTATAAACAGGTTTGCCGTGGCTCATAACATCAAATTCCAGCTTGTCCACATTGGTGCTGTCACCACCACCTGGGGCGGTAACATTGATGACGCAGCTAAATTCCAGCTTGCCGCCACTCGGGAACTCCCAAACAAATTTGCTGCTGCAATCTCGGCCGGATTTCCATGCCAGACCGGCAACATAATCATTGCCGGGATCGCCGTTATATCGTTTGCCGGAAAGCGTGATGGTAAATCCTTTACCGGTCATAAGGCGTTTCGTCCAGCCCTCGGCATCCATCGGCGTCCATTCCTCGACTTTGCCGTCCATCTTGACAGAAAAGGTTTCCATTTCCATCACTGCAGACATGTCGGATTCTGTACTGGATTCGCCTTTTGTACCAACCTTGAACTTGTTTTCAAATACCGGGAAAACACCGTCCATCAGATCATATCCTTTCGTAAATAATTTTTAGTTGTATAACAAACTCGCTGATTCCGTGCTCATCTTTTCTGACCGAAATGGGACCGGGGCCTGGGTCAATCTCAACAGCGAGACTTTCTCCTATGACGACACGAGACGACCCATAAAACAGGCGATAGATTTCCATTGCCTTTTGTTCCGCCTCATCGACACTTTTCGTCCAGTGGACCAGGACCGACGCGCCGCGCTCCTGGTATCCGGTCTGTTCCACGCCACCCAGGCAGATGCGCTGCGCGTTGCTGGAGAGTTTGAGGGGATAGACACCCACAAACTTTTCCTTGTTTCCATCAATGGAGCCCACCGCGATACAATCGCGTAATTCCGGTATCTGTGCTTTGATCCAGTCCCGCAGTTGCCCTAAGGTCAACATCACAGCCCCGCCTCCTTTTTGTACAGCTCTGCAAAGGTATCTTGTACGAAATCTTTGCGCTCGCCGTTCAGCCAAGGCTCCAGCCATTTACCGCCGGCGTTTGGATTGTTGACAGTCTGAAAATTGTACTCCGGGTGATAATACAACCTGCGAGCCTGTGGGG
Above is a window of Faecalispora anaeroviscerum DNA encoding:
- a CDS encoding Gp15 family bacteriophage protein yields the protein MQASNQWYDVDHDCVLIEQSIAKQYGVLPSEQENLKYSDWAKMVSGLMDDTPLGRVVGVRSETDQAIIRQFTPDQRAIRQDWERVRAKRILQLPEQELRQQFAQLEQAMAAMFTPKGR
- a CDS encoding phage tail tube protein: MDGVFPVFENKFKVGTKGESSTESDMSAVMEMETFSVKMDGKVEEWTPMDAEGWTKRLMTGKGFTITLSGKRYNGDPGNDYVAGLAWKSGRDCSSKFVWEFPSGGKLEFSCVINVTAPGGGDSTNVDKLEFDVMSHGKPVYTPPASSGGS
- a CDS encoding minor capsid protein — its product is MLTLGQLRDWIKAQIPELRDCIAVGSIDGNKEKFVGVYPLKLSSNAQRICLGGVEQTGYQERGASVLVHWTKSVDEAEQKAMEIYRLFYGSSRVVIGESLAVEIDPGPGPISVRKDEHGISEFVIQLKIIYERI